In one window of Paraflavitalea soli DNA:
- a CDS encoding sensor histidine kinase — protein MAKRNSYYWLCQIGGWGLVGLSMLFYAFTFKEEISNAYLYRILIYIVSGIVSTHILREFLKRTNWLLLPIEKMVTRLAAAVIITSILYGLLVLGAYEAFKFENKNKLDFSTRLFANVLNIGIFMIPWILLYYFYHYIEKSRRQQVDTLKLESLVKELELKTIKSHINPHFIFNALNSIRALIDENPNRARNAITELSNILRSSMQAEKLETVPFEKELNIVKDYLALEYIRFEDRLRIEYQIDEDTLDQPVPPMMLQTLVENAIKHGIGKQISGGIVKVVSDFRNDFHELIVLNSGSLNGGHLNGDGFGLSSTKNRLQLLFGEKANFEIKQVDAGLVEARILIPVEIK, from the coding sequence ATGGCGAAAAGAAATTCATATTACTGGCTTTGCCAGATAGGTGGCTGGGGCCTGGTAGGGCTTTCCATGTTGTTCTATGCTTTTACATTCAAAGAGGAAATATCCAACGCATATCTCTACCGGATACTCATCTACATTGTATCGGGTATTGTAAGCACCCATATTTTGCGGGAGTTTCTTAAACGTACCAATTGGTTGCTACTGCCCATTGAAAAGATGGTAACCCGGTTGGCCGCCGCTGTGATCATTACCAGTATTCTTTATGGCTTGCTGGTATTGGGAGCTTATGAAGCATTCAAATTCGAGAACAAGAATAAGCTCGATTTCTCCACCCGCCTGTTTGCCAACGTGCTGAACATTGGTATTTTCATGATCCCCTGGATCCTGCTGTATTATTTCTACCATTACATTGAAAAAAGCCGTCGTCAGCAGGTAGATACCTTAAAGCTCGAATCGCTGGTAAAAGAGCTGGAACTAAAGACCATCAAGTCCCATATCAATCCGCATTTTATTTTTAACGCGCTCAATAGCATACGGGCACTGATCGATGAAAATCCCAATCGCGCCAGGAATGCCATTACCGAATTAAGTAATATCCTGCGCAGCAGCATGCAGGCCGAGAAACTGGAAACGGTTCCATTTGAGAAAGAGCTTAACATTGTAAAAGATTACCTCGCGCTGGAATACATACGTTTTGAAGACCGCCTTCGTATTGAGTACCAGATAGATGAAGATACGCTCGACCAGCCTGTGCCTCCCATGATGTTACAAACCCTGGTAGAAAATGCCATCAAACATGGCATCGGCAAGCAGATCAGCGGCGGTATTGTAAAAGTAGTTTCCGATTTCAGGAATGACTTCCATGAGCTTATTGTATTGAATTCAGGCTCTCTGAATGGGGGGCATTTGAATGGCGATGGATTTGGGCTCTCCAGTACTAAAAACAGGCTGCAGTTATTATTTGGTGAAAAAGCTAACTTTGAAATCAAACAGGTAGATGCGGGATTGGTAGAAGCAAGGATCTTAATTCCTGTTGAAATAAAATAA
- a CDS encoding LytR/AlgR family response regulator transcription factor — translation MIKAIIIDDERLARNELKKLLMEFPEIEVVAEAANAGEGIEKIEHINPDLVFLDIQMPGKTGFDMLSELDRTPNVIFTTAYDEYALKAFEVNALDYLLKPVEPKRLADAIQKLHMQDERGETNPLPLNVNRSILSENDQVFVKDGERCWFVKLSDIRLFESVGNYAKVYFGPNKPLILKSLNALEERLDEKTFFRANRKHIVNLRLIDKIEPYFNGGLLLELKGGEKIEVSRRQTVKFKEMMSL, via the coding sequence ATGATCAAAGCGATTATTATTGATGATGAAAGGCTTGCCAGGAATGAACTGAAGAAGCTGTTGATGGAATTTCCTGAAATTGAAGTGGTGGCAGAAGCAGCCAATGCAGGAGAAGGTATTGAAAAGATAGAACATATCAATCCCGACCTCGTATTCCTTGATATTCAAATGCCTGGTAAAACAGGTTTTGATATGCTGTCCGAACTGGACAGGACTCCCAATGTGATCTTCACTACGGCGTATGATGAATATGCCCTCAAAGCTTTTGAGGTCAATGCACTCGACTACCTGCTGAAGCCGGTAGAGCCCAAGAGGCTGGCAGATGCCATCCAAAAACTGCATATGCAGGATGAGCGGGGAGAGACGAATCCTTTGCCGCTCAACGTGAATCGTTCCATACTCAGTGAAAATGACCAGGTGTTTGTAAAGGATGGTGAGCGTTGCTGGTTTGTGAAACTGTCGGATATCCGTTTGTTTGAAAGTGTGGGCAATTACGCTAAGGTATATTTCGGGCCCAATAAGCCCCTCATCTTAAAATCGCTCAATGCCCTGGAAGAAAGGCTGGATGAGAAAACTTTTTTCCGGGCCAACCGCAAGCATATTGTCAATCTCCGGTTGATTGATAAAATTGAACCTTATTTCAATGGCGGTTTGCTGCTGGAATTGAAGGGAGGCGAGAAAATTGAAGTGAGCCGTCGTCAAACGGTGAAGTTCAAAGAAATGATGAGCCTTTAG
- a CDS encoding M20/M25/M40 family metallo-hydrolase, producing MMKKLTIFITVFTIGTTGFSQSIDKIINVTEVERVERVLSADDMQGRKPFTPGIDKAAAFIADEFKKAGLKPVDKNSYLQSFNMLRIKFVSAKGTLNGKAVEERDILALSDKPVLTITESAQYQKVQVSKDSLYPVYMRLSSTPGNYLLVVDTSARNLFNNLRRRSTLFAPASSIVGLLTTEDPATYSIEYNQEVTAMPLNNVVGILPGKGKKKEEYVIFSGHYDHLGIGRPNAAGDSIYNGANDDAAGTTAVIMLAHYFAKQKNNERTIVFAAFTAEESGGFGSQHFSRQFEPDKVMAMFNIEMIGTDSKWGNNSAYITGYEKTDMGKILEKNLEGSNFKFYPDPYPDQQLFYRSDNATLARLGVPAHTISTSKMDSEKTYHTQEDEIETLDLKNMTEIIKAIALSSTSIVAGKDTPSRVEASALKR from the coding sequence ATGATGAAGAAACTTACCATTTTTATTACCGTATTTACAATCGGTACAACCGGCTTTTCCCAATCCATCGACAAGATTATTAATGTTACGGAAGTAGAACGTGTGGAACGTGTGCTTTCGGCTGATGATATGCAGGGGCGTAAACCATTTACCCCAGGTATCGATAAAGCGGCTGCTTTTATTGCCGATGAGTTTAAGAAAGCCGGACTGAAGCCGGTTGATAAGAATTCCTACCTACAGTCTTTTAATATGCTGCGGATCAAGTTTGTTTCCGCAAAAGGTACATTGAATGGCAAGGCGGTGGAAGAACGGGATATTCTCGCCTTAAGCGACAAGCCTGTACTGACTATAACGGAATCGGCCCAATACCAAAAGGTACAAGTATCCAAGGACAGCCTTTACCCGGTATATATGCGGCTTTCCAGCACCCCGGGTAATTACCTGCTGGTAGTTGATACAAGTGCCAGGAACCTGTTCAATAACCTCAGACGGCGTTCTACTTTGTTTGCCCCTGCTTCCAGTATCGTAGGTTTGCTTACTACCGAAGATCCTGCTACATACAGCATTGAGTACAACCAGGAAGTAACAGCCATGCCATTGAATAATGTAGTGGGCATATTGCCTGGTAAGGGCAAGAAGAAAGAAGAATATGTGATCTTCTCCGGTCACTATGATCACCTGGGTATTGGCAGGCCCAATGCGGCAGGTGATTCCATTTACAACGGCGCCAATGATGATGCTGCCGGTACCACAGCGGTTATTATGCTGGCGCATTATTTTGCTAAGCAAAAGAACAATGAACGTACCATCGTGTTTGCTGCCTTTACAGCAGAAGAATCCGGTGGTTTTGGGTCACAACATTTTTCCCGCCAGTTTGAGCCGGATAAAGTAATGGCCATGTTCAATATTGAAATGATCGGTACTGACAGCAAGTGGGGTAATAATTCAGCTTACATTACCGGTTATGAAAAAACCGATATGGGAAAGATATTGGAGAAGAACCTCGAAGGCTCCAATTTCAAGTTCTATCCTGATCCTTACCCAGATCAACAATTATTCTACCGGTCGGATAATGCTACCCTGGCCAGGCTGGGCGTGCCGGCGCATACTATTTCAACATCCAAAATGGATAGTGAGAAAACTTACCATACCCAGGAAGATGAAATTGAAACGCTGGACCTGAAGAACATGACAGAGATTATTAAAGCCATTGCCCTCAGTTCCACTTCCATTGTGGCCGGAAAGGATACTCCTTCCAGGGTAGAGGCCAGTGCATTGAAAAGATAA
- a CDS encoding TlpA family protein disulfide reductase: protein MKNPILFLLAITAAPLLQGYARPFAGDSPPANSFRANPVFTTFSDSTSDRFFDKLMKPYKGKVVYIDFWAPWCGPCIGEMPHSKALQKELAGKEVVFLYIGIGCSKQSWQSTIREVGIEGEHYYANENDGQLLGQKFNITGIPRYILVGKDGKVADMEALRPSHRAKLVKKINGMLK, encoded by the coding sequence ATGAAAAATCCCATCCTGTTCCTGCTGGCTATCACAGCCGCGCCCCTGTTGCAGGGGTATGCCCGTCCTTTTGCAGGAGATAGCCCGCCGGCCAACTCTTTCAGGGCCAACCCGGTCTTCACCACATTTAGTGACTCAACCAGTGATCGCTTTTTCGACAAGCTGATGAAACCCTACAAGGGCAAGGTAGTATATATTGATTTCTGGGCGCCCTGGTGCGGGCCTTGTATAGGTGAAATGCCTCATTCCAAAGCGCTGCAAAAAGAGCTCGCCGGCAAGGAGGTAGTATTCCTTTATATAGGCATCGGCTGCAGTAAGCAGTCATGGCAATCTACCATCAGGGAAGTGGGTATCGAAGGAGAACATTATTATGCCAACGAGAATGATGGCCAACTACTGGGTCAAAAATTCAATATCACGGGTATACCGCGTTATATACTGGTAGGCAAAGATGGGAAAGTGGCTGATATGGAAGCGCTCCGTCCCAGTCACAGGGCAAAGTTGGTAAAGAAGATCAATGGCATGCTTAAATAA
- a CDS encoding lectin-like domain-containing protein: protein MLLLLLFSSAVTAQSNDNYFPNGSAFRENCNCYTLTNEQGTQSGSVWNKIKIDLTQSFDYKFNINLGTRDADGADGMVFVLQNISLSIGTTGEGMGFSGVTPSIGIPIDTWQNANQNDPAFDHISINRDGDVNHTSANNLAGPVSALSGNNNIEDGQWHTLRIIWNAVTKSISAQIDGIDRVQATIDLVAQVFNNNPVVYWGFTAGTGGSYNRQRFCTSLNPGFSLPPNQLTCFPTSLQFHDNSLSFGTILKWYWDFGDGTRDSVQTPDPHVYAAPGIYQVKLNIFGNDGCLSDTFKTTITVGSKPVANFGPPPPPYCDEEIVPFTDSSKVQYGTINSWEWKVDNGPPLVQATPGYQQPFTYGPHSVSLQVKTKEGCLSDPITRPLSMYPSPAVDMSFSDTCFRVPALLAAVNLTQAIPIQQWYWRPGDGTLDSTASIHHTYNNGGQYTVKLYAVADNGCHSDTVEKPIRIYETHAFAGNDTVVTDNHPLPLNGSGGVLYSWSPPEGLSDPAIANPVALIKKSTSYVLTAYTPMGCATTDTIRIKVFKGPAIYVPNVFSPNGDNRNDRFRMTAVGITNIYYFRIFNRYGQVVYNSTNPKDGWDGTIKGQPQPTGTYVWMVSGKDFAGQLHEQKGAFMLVR, encoded by the coding sequence ATGCTGCTATTGCTACTGTTCAGTAGCGCAGTAACTGCGCAGTCCAATGACAATTATTTCCCCAATGGTTCGGCTTTCCGGGAGAATTGTAACTGTTACACGCTCACCAATGAACAGGGCACGCAATCAGGCTCTGTCTGGAATAAAATTAAGATCGATCTTACACAGTCTTTCGATTACAAATTCAACATCAACCTTGGTACCCGCGATGCGGATGGGGCCGATGGGATGGTATTCGTATTGCAAAATATTAGCCTCAGCATTGGCACTACAGGAGAAGGCATGGGATTTAGTGGTGTAACGCCTTCTATCGGTATACCTATTGATACCTGGCAAAACGCCAATCAGAACGATCCTGCCTTTGATCATATTTCCATTAACCGCGATGGTGATGTAAACCATACCTCTGCCAATAACCTGGCCGGACCGGTAAGCGCCCTTTCAGGGAACAACAATATTGAAGACGGTCAATGGCATACGCTTCGCATTATCTGGAATGCGGTAACCAAATCCATATCGGCACAGATTGACGGGATAGATCGTGTGCAGGCTACCATTGACCTGGTAGCGCAGGTATTTAATAATAACCCTGTTGTTTATTGGGGATTTACAGCTGGTACCGGCGGATCCTATAATCGCCAGCGTTTTTGTACTTCCCTCAATCCTGGTTTTTCACTCCCGCCCAATCAACTCACTTGCTTTCCTACGTCCCTGCAGTTCCATGATAATTCCCTTTCATTCGGTACTATTTTAAAGTGGTATTGGGATTTTGGCGATGGCACCCGGGATTCAGTACAAACACCTGATCCGCATGTGTATGCTGCACCTGGTATTTACCAGGTGAAACTGAACATATTTGGGAATGATGGTTGTTTGTCCGATACTTTTAAAACAACAATTACAGTAGGCTCAAAACCGGTCGCCAATTTTGGACCTCCGCCGCCACCTTATTGTGATGAAGAGATCGTGCCATTCACCGATTCTTCCAAAGTACAATACGGGACTATCAATAGCTGGGAATGGAAAGTAGACAATGGCCCACCCCTTGTTCAAGCCACTCCTGGCTATCAGCAGCCTTTTACCTATGGCCCGCACTCGGTTTCCTTGCAGGTAAAAACAAAGGAAGGCTGCCTCTCTGACCCGATTACAAGGCCGCTTTCCATGTATCCCTCTCCCGCAGTAGACATGAGCTTCTCCGATACCTGTTTTCGGGTACCTGCTCTACTTGCCGCCGTCAATCTTACCCAGGCTATTCCCATACAACAATGGTATTGGAGACCGGGTGATGGAACGCTCGACAGCACGGCCAGTATTCACCATACCTACAATAATGGGGGTCAGTATACAGTAAAACTCTATGCTGTGGCGGATAATGGCTGTCATTCTGATACGGTCGAAAAGCCGATCAGGATCTATGAGACTCATGCCTTTGCAGGTAATGATACCGTGGTTACAGACAATCATCCCCTGCCGTTGAATGGTTCGGGTGGGGTACTGTACAGCTGGTCACCACCCGAAGGATTAAGTGATCCTGCCATCGCCAATCCGGTCGCGCTGATCAAAAAAAGCACTTCTTACGTCCTCACCGCTTATACCCCCATGGGGTGCGCCACCACCGATACGATCAGGATCAAGGTATTCAAAGGGCCTGCCATCTATGTGCCCAATGTTTTTTCACCCAACGGCGATAACCGGAACGATCGCTTCCGGATGACCGCCGTAGGCATCACCAATATATATTATTTCCGCATTTTTAACCGCTACGGACAAGTGGTATACAACTCCACCAATCCCAAAGATGGGTGGGATGGCACCATTAAGGGCCAGCCCCAACCCACAGGTACTTATGTTTGGATGGTAAGTGGTAAGGACTTTGCCGGACAGCTGCACGAACAAAAAGGTGCATTTATGCTGGTACGGTAA
- a CDS encoding outer membrane beta-barrel protein, which yields MKRQTLLLLAIIISSTATLTAQVQKGDVLLGATMGVYYGNSSGNNSGSSSNSNLSPRIGFGLGHNSVVGFRTNFGYQTSKSETSSNRLSATSIGGGLYWRHYMPIKKQIGWYIEANGGISFRKEVNKNDVGDKNKATATEYSVGAIPGIYYQPLPKLLLTVNFGGAGYSYTKNKYEGNPTSRYSNVYFNLMSSFTFGVDFILGKRNSG from the coding sequence ATGAAAAGACAAACTTTACTTTTACTTGCCATTATTATTTCTTCTACAGCAACACTTACCGCCCAGGTACAAAAAGGCGATGTATTGTTAGGCGCTACGATGGGGGTATACTACGGTAATAGTAGCGGTAATAACAGTGGTTCCAGCTCAAACTCCAATCTTTCACCCCGCATAGGATTTGGCCTGGGGCATAACTCAGTTGTGGGTTTTCGCACAAATTTTGGATACCAGACCAGCAAATCTGAAACTTCTTCCAACAGGCTATCTGCCACCAGCATAGGCGGCGGATTATACTGGCGGCATTATATGCCTATAAAAAAACAGATCGGCTGGTATATTGAAGCCAACGGTGGCATTTCCTTCCGGAAGGAGGTGAACAAAAATGATGTTGGTGATAAAAATAAGGCGACTGCTACCGAATATAGTGTAGGTGCAATACCAGGTATTTATTACCAGCCTTTGCCCAAATTGCTGCTTACTGTAAATTTTGGTGGTGCAGGCTATTCATACACCAAAAACAAATACGAGGGCAACCCTACTAGCAGGTATTCAAACGTGTACTTTAACCTGATGAGCTCTTTTACGTTTGGCGTTGATTTTATCCTAGGCAAAAGAAATAGCGGCTAA